In the genome of Burkholderia diffusa, one region contains:
- a CDS encoding MetQ/NlpA family ABC transporter substrate-binding protein, with protein sequence MLHAVFSARFSSGRVARLLATALLGVAMLNGARADTAPLKVGISTSPQIDALKIAAKEAKAQGLDVRIVEFTDWNTPNAALANKDIDVNYFQHIPFLENAKKQGGYDFVSIAPGTIMKIGLYSKKVKRFDELKDGARVAIANDPVNGGRGLLLLQRAGLITLKPGADYRATTHDIVSNPKHLKIIPLEASQLARSLDDVDLAQGYPSFIKLAGTTDPNSALLFDGTENKNFAIQWVVRTESVNDARIRKFIAIYQHSPAVRRALDNAFGSLYAIAW encoded by the coding sequence ATGCTGCATGCCGTTTTTTCCGCCCGCTTTTCCTCCGGCCGCGTGGCCCGTCTGCTGGCAACCGCGTTGCTCGGCGTCGCGATGCTGAACGGCGCACGCGCCGACACCGCGCCGCTGAAGGTCGGCATCTCGACGAGCCCGCAGATCGATGCGCTGAAGATCGCCGCGAAGGAGGCGAAGGCGCAGGGCCTCGACGTGCGGATCGTCGAGTTCACCGACTGGAATACGCCGAATGCGGCGCTGGCGAACAAGGACATCGACGTCAACTACTTCCAGCACATTCCATTTCTCGAGAACGCGAAGAAGCAGGGCGGCTACGACTTCGTATCGATCGCGCCCGGCACGATCATGAAGATCGGCCTCTATTCGAAGAAGGTGAAGCGCTTCGACGAGCTGAAGGACGGCGCACGCGTCGCGATCGCGAACGATCCCGTGAACGGCGGGCGCGGGCTGTTGCTGCTGCAGCGCGCGGGGCTCATCACGCTGAAGCCGGGCGCCGACTATCGCGCGACGACGCACGACATCGTGTCCAACCCGAAGCACCTGAAGATCATCCCGCTCGAGGCGTCGCAGCTCGCGCGCTCACTCGACGACGTCGATCTCGCGCAGGGCTACCCGAGCTTCATCAAGCTCGCCGGCACGACCGACCCGAACAGCGCGCTGCTGTTCGACGGCACCGAGAACAAGAATTTCGCGATCCAGTGGGTCGTGCGGACGGAGAGCGTGAACGACGCGCGCATCCGCAAGTTCATCGCGATCTACCAGCACTCGCCGGCGGTGCGCCGGGCGCTCGACAACGCGTTCGGCTCGCTGTACGCGATCGCGTGGTGA
- a CDS encoding sensor histidine kinase yields the protein MRANVQKSFKGIPWWGWASAAVVYVGVAGAAVDFAWERAIDALEETGAHRLDLYASSLKSELGRFEILPGLVARQDGVRTLLRAAPQDRPALTHTVNTYLEAVNRDAGSGAVDVIDLEGEVIAASNWNETISFVGTNVSYRPYFKDALARGSGRFFGIGTNTGVPGVYFASAVRDDGVPIGAAAVKISVDSLESAWRAPGVAAMVVDSNGVVVISTEPAWKFTALRPITAQQQRDIQASRQYAGRTVDVLPYRHIGDRSAAAWFGTFPDPRHAGRNTRYLVMSRPAPQAGDSLMVLLDIAGARRQQQMAFAFVTGAFLIVALLVGYAIQRRRAILARLNAQDALRRANDRLELTVAQRTAALTAANERMQREIVERERTEQRLRDSQQEVVHAGKLAVLGQMAAGLTHELNQPLVAIRTLCDNARTFFERGQPAPAYANLERIGKLVDSMAVLTGELKTFARKPDVERVAVSLNEAVAHARLIYEARIRDEGVQLDVNIAPGMTVSAESSQLQQVIVNLLGNALDAVHDAPVRRIVIEAVEVEGADDARAAGRVRFTVADSGAGIAPDVLPHLFEPFVTTKPRGQGLGLGLAITSRIVEAFGAKITATNRDTGGAQFTIEFAAATPQQRTEHGR from the coding sequence ATGAGGGCGAACGTGCAGAAGAGCTTCAAGGGAATCCCGTGGTGGGGATGGGCGTCGGCCGCCGTGGTGTATGTCGGCGTGGCGGGCGCGGCTGTCGATTTCGCGTGGGAGCGCGCGATCGACGCGCTCGAGGAAACCGGCGCGCACCGGCTCGACCTGTACGCGTCGAGCCTGAAGAGCGAACTCGGCCGATTCGAGATCCTGCCGGGCCTGGTCGCCCGCCAGGACGGCGTGCGCACGCTGCTGCGGGCCGCGCCGCAAGACCGGCCCGCGCTCACGCACACCGTCAACACGTATCTCGAAGCCGTGAACCGCGACGCGGGCAGCGGCGCCGTCGACGTGATCGATCTGGAGGGCGAAGTGATCGCCGCCAGCAACTGGAACGAGACGATCAGCTTCGTCGGCACCAACGTGTCGTACCGGCCGTACTTCAAGGACGCCCTGGCACGCGGCAGCGGCCGCTTCTTCGGCATCGGCACGAACACCGGCGTGCCGGGCGTCTACTTCGCGAGCGCGGTGCGCGACGACGGCGTGCCGATCGGTGCGGCGGCCGTGAAGATCAGCGTCGATTCGCTGGAGTCTGCGTGGCGCGCGCCGGGCGTCGCCGCGATGGTGGTCGACAGCAACGGCGTGGTCGTGATCTCGACCGAGCCCGCGTGGAAGTTCACCGCGCTGCGCCCGATCACCGCCCAGCAGCAGCGCGACATTCAGGCATCGCGACAATACGCGGGGCGCACGGTGGACGTGCTGCCGTACCGCCACATCGGCGACCGCAGCGCCGCCGCGTGGTTCGGCACGTTCCCGGATCCGCGCCACGCCGGCCGCAACACGCGCTATCTGGTGATGTCGCGCCCCGCGCCGCAGGCAGGCGATTCGTTGATGGTGCTGCTCGACATCGCCGGCGCGCGGCGCCAGCAGCAGATGGCGTTCGCGTTCGTCACCGGCGCATTCCTGATCGTCGCGCTGCTGGTCGGCTATGCGATCCAGCGCCGCCGGGCAATTCTCGCGCGGCTGAACGCGCAGGACGCGCTGCGCCGCGCGAACGACCGGCTCGAACTGACCGTCGCACAGCGCACGGCCGCGCTGACGGCCGCGAACGAACGGATGCAGCGCGAGATCGTCGAACGCGAACGCACCGAGCAACGGCTGCGCGATTCGCAGCAGGAAGTCGTGCACGCGGGCAAGCTCGCGGTGCTCGGGCAGATGGCGGCCGGTCTCACGCACGAGCTGAACCAGCCGCTCGTCGCGATCCGCACGCTCTGCGACAACGCGCGCACGTTCTTCGAGCGCGGCCAGCCCGCGCCGGCGTATGCGAATCTTGAACGGATCGGCAAGCTCGTCGACAGCATGGCCGTGCTCACCGGCGAATTGAAGACGTTTGCGCGCAAGCCGGACGTCGAGCGCGTCGCCGTATCGCTGAACGAAGCCGTCGCGCATGCGCGGCTTATCTACGAGGCGCGGATCCGTGACGAAGGCGTGCAGCTCGACGTAAACATCGCGCCGGGCATGACCGTATCCGCCGAGTCAAGCCAGTTGCAGCAGGTCATCGTGAACCTGCTCGGCAACGCGCTCGACGCGGTGCACGATGCGCCCGTGCGGCGCATCGTCATCGAAGCCGTCGAAGTGGAAGGCGCGGACGATGCGCGCGCCGCCGGCCGCGTGCGCTTCACCGTCGCAGACAGTGGCGCCGGCATCGCGCCCGACGTGCTGCCGCATCTGTTCGAGCCGTTCGTCACGACCAAGCCGCGCGGCCAGGGGCTCGGGCTCGGCCTCGCGATCACATCGCGCATCGTCGAGGCATTCGGCGCGAAGATTACCGCGACGAACCGCGACACGGGCGGCGCGCAGTTCACCATCGAATTCGCGGCGGCAACGCCGCAACAAAGGACAGAGCATGGAAGATGA
- a CDS encoding methionine ABC transporter ATP-binding protein: MTQLFDTLGFIEASAVRAGAGAHAHAAHDEAGARTDGVAVSFAHVGKVFATPRGQAAALRDVTLEVRRGEVFGIIGRSGAGKSTLLRLVNGLERPSSGSVRVQDVDVGALDEDGLVALRRRTGMVFQHFNLLSAKTVFENVALPLKIAGVPKAERTRKVDALLDLVGLAAKRDAYPASLSGGQKQRVGIARALVHDPEVLLCDEATSALDPETTQSILALLADINRRLGLTIVLITHEMEVIRAVCDTVAVIEQGEVVETGPVWRVFGDPRHGATRALLSTLVHDLPAELAARVRPLPELAALPDGAQVVLDVRYTGESGGEPDVGALAAELGGAVRFLHGGIERIQGHAQGRLVIAAAPRADDAAQSPARGGAVAALLERARRHANHAEVLGYV; this comes from the coding sequence ATGACGCAACTGTTCGATACGCTGGGGTTCATCGAGGCGTCGGCCGTGCGGGCCGGCGCAGGCGCGCACGCACATGCGGCGCATGATGAAGCGGGCGCACGCACCGACGGTGTCGCCGTGTCGTTCGCGCATGTCGGCAAGGTATTCGCGACGCCGCGCGGCCAGGCCGCCGCGCTGCGCGACGTGACGCTCGAGGTTCGGCGCGGCGAGGTGTTCGGCATCATTGGCCGCAGCGGTGCCGGCAAGTCGACGCTGCTGCGGCTAGTCAACGGTCTCGAACGTCCGAGTTCGGGCAGCGTGCGCGTGCAGGACGTCGACGTCGGCGCGCTCGACGAGGACGGGCTCGTCGCACTGCGCCGCCGTACCGGGATGGTGTTCCAGCATTTCAACCTGCTGTCGGCGAAGACGGTGTTCGAGAACGTCGCGCTGCCGCTGAAGATCGCCGGCGTGCCGAAGGCGGAGCGCACGCGGAAGGTTGATGCGTTGCTCGACCTCGTCGGGCTCGCGGCGAAGCGCGACGCGTATCCGGCGAGCCTGTCCGGCGGCCAGAAGCAGCGCGTGGGCATCGCGCGGGCGCTGGTGCACGACCCGGAAGTGTTGTTGTGCGACGAGGCGACATCGGCGCTCGATCCCGAGACGACGCAATCGATCCTCGCGCTGCTCGCCGACATCAATCGCCGTCTCGGGCTCACCATCGTGTTGATCACGCACGAGATGGAGGTGATCCGCGCAGTGTGTGACACGGTTGCGGTGATCGAGCAGGGCGAGGTCGTCGAAACGGGCCCGGTGTGGCGCGTGTTCGGCGATCCGCGTCACGGCGCGACGCGCGCGCTGCTCAGCACGCTCGTGCACGACTTGCCTGCCGAACTGGCTGCACGCGTGCGGCCGTTGCCCGAGCTGGCCGCGCTGCCCGACGGCGCGCAAGTCGTGCTCGACGTCCGCTATACGGGCGAGAGCGGCGGCGAGCCCGACGTCGGCGCGCTCGCGGCGGAGCTCGGCGGGGCAGTGCGCTTCCTGCACGGCGGGATCGAGCGGATCCAGGGGCATGCGCAGGGGCGTCTCGTGATCGCGGCGGCGCCGCGCGCGGATGACGCGGCGCAGTCGCCGGCACGTGGCGGCGCGGTCGCGGCACTGCTCGAGCGCGCACGCCGCCATGCGAACCACGCGGAGGTGCTCGGCTATGTTTGA
- a CDS encoding YadA family autotransporter adhesin, with translation MKIQRGLGQSAQSAPGKSKAALAVAVAAAMVAFTASAPARADYVQNGTSTDTSGGCVGNIAISGSGTYPANATGCDNVAIGTAAAANSGSSTGAYSETVAIGRMAGATGTQATALGGNATATGDHATAVGALSGAVGTQATAVGDSAVANGTTASAFGQGAFAVDQSTAVGQGASATATFSTAVGKGSIAAGGTALGFQANAGAGDAVALGIDSSASAIGSVAIARATASAVNAVAIGEGANAADANSVALGSNAATRAFTTVSSVTLNGVSYSGFAGTPVGVVSVGSAGAERQIVNVAAGAISATSTDAVNGSQLFSIANQVSTLTADLASLTTTVGKISSSVPSGTVTDPTDTAIGTNTSVTATNGTAVGNGSNVSGDNGTAVGVNATVSATNGTAIGTNSKVTATSGTAIGTGSNVSGTDSTAIGTNSRASANNAVALGANSVADRDNTVSIGAPGAERQLTNVADGTAPTDGVNVRQLNGAINSVREEMSKYRKDADAGTASAIAMANLPQAVLPGEKVVALGGGTYGGQSAMAVGLSVATTKWLVKGSITTAVSGHGSFGAGAGVGYRW, from the coding sequence ATGAAGATTCAACGAGGGTTGGGACAATCGGCGCAAAGCGCCCCGGGGAAGTCGAAGGCGGCGCTTGCCGTCGCAGTCGCCGCCGCCATGGTCGCATTCACTGCCTCCGCGCCGGCGCGGGCCGACTATGTGCAGAACGGCACGTCGACCGACACGTCGGGCGGCTGCGTCGGCAACATCGCGATCTCGGGGAGCGGCACGTATCCGGCGAACGCAACGGGTTGCGACAACGTGGCGATCGGCACCGCAGCGGCGGCGAACTCCGGTTCGTCGACCGGCGCCTACAGCGAAACCGTCGCGATCGGCCGCATGGCCGGCGCGACCGGCACCCAGGCCACCGCGCTGGGCGGGAATGCCACCGCGACCGGCGACCATGCGACAGCGGTCGGCGCACTGTCGGGCGCAGTCGGGACCCAGGCGACGGCGGTCGGCGACAGCGCGGTCGCGAACGGCACAACCGCGTCGGCGTTCGGTCAGGGCGCATTTGCCGTCGACCAGTCCACTGCCGTCGGGCAAGGCGCGAGCGCGACCGCGACATTTTCGACGGCCGTCGGCAAGGGCAGCATTGCGGCCGGCGGTACCGCGCTCGGATTCCAGGCGAATGCCGGCGCCGGCGATGCCGTCGCACTCGGCATCGACAGCTCGGCATCCGCAATCGGCAGCGTCGCCATCGCCCGCGCGACGGCCTCCGCCGTGAATGCAGTCGCCATTGGCGAAGGCGCGAACGCCGCCGACGCGAACTCCGTTGCATTGGGCTCGAACGCAGCCACACGCGCGTTCACGACCGTGAGCAGCGTGACGCTCAACGGCGTCAGCTACAGCGGCTTCGCGGGCACGCCGGTCGGCGTGGTCAGCGTCGGCAGCGCGGGTGCCGAGCGGCAGATCGTGAATGTCGCGGCGGGCGCCATCAGCGCGACCAGCACCGACGCCGTGAACGGCTCGCAGCTGTTCTCCATTGCGAACCAGGTGTCGACGCTGACGGCGGACCTCGCATCGCTGACGACCACCGTCGGCAAGATTTCGTCGAGCGTTCCGAGCGGCACTGTGACGGACCCGACGGACACCGCGATCGGCACGAACACGTCGGTCACTGCAACCAACGGCACCGCGGTGGGCAACGGCTCGAACGTGTCGGGCGACAACGGTACGGCGGTCGGTGTGAATGCAACCGTCAGCGCGACGAACGGCACGGCAATCGGCACGAACTCGAAGGTCACCGCAACCAGCGGCACCGCGATTGGCACCGGTTCGAACGTATCCGGCACGGACTCCACCGCGATCGGCACGAACAGCCGCGCGAGCGCCAACAATGCCGTCGCGTTGGGCGCGAACTCGGTTGCGGATCGCGACAATACCGTGTCGATCGGCGCGCCCGGCGCCGAACGCCAGCTGACCAACGTGGCCGACGGCACCGCACCGACGGACGGCGTCAACGTGCGTCAGCTGAACGGCGCGATCAATTCGGTTCGCGAGGAAATGTCGAAGTACCGCAAGGATGCGGATGCGGGCACGGCGAGCGCGATTGCGATGGCCAACCTGCCGCAGGCCGTGCTGCCGGGCGAGAAAGTCGTGGCGCTCGGCGGCGGCACGTACGGCGGCCAAAGCGCGATGGCGGTCGGCTTGTCGGTCGCGACGACGAAATGGCTCGTCAAAGGCTCAATCACGACGGCGGTGTCGGGCCACGGCTCATTCGGCGCGGGTGCGGGTGTCGGCTATCGCTGGTAA
- a CDS encoding LLM class flavin-dependent oxidoreductase, whose product MTTNRKKILLNAFNMNCVGHINHGLWTHPRDRSAHYTDLDYWADLAKTLERGKFDGIFLADIVGVYDVFGGGPDAALRESVQVPVNDPLLLVPAMAQVTQHLGFGVTANLTYEPPYLFARRMSTLDHLTKGRIGWNIVTGYLDSAARGMGLARQIGHDDRYERADDYMEVVYKLWEQSWDDDAVIRDAHARVFAQPGKVRRVKHDGPFYSVDAIHLSEPSPQRTPVLYQAGSSARGVEFAGRHAECVFVNGQSKAAARAAALDIRAAAARQGRDPASIRIFAGVSVVTAETELLAREKFDEYRRYASPEAGLAHFASSTGIDFAKYGLDEPISYVKTDSIQSAVDAISKKSTSGTWTVRRMLEQMSLGGRYAPIVGSPSQVADELQSWIDETGIDGFNLTRTVMPESFEDFVDWVVPELQSRGIYKEDYDPAPTLREKLFGDGARLPAWHTGAQHRPAAVPVTEPAHPAHA is encoded by the coding sequence ATGACGACGAACCGCAAGAAGATCCTGCTCAACGCGTTCAACATGAACTGCGTCGGGCACATCAACCACGGGCTGTGGACGCATCCGCGCGACCGCTCCGCGCACTACACCGATCTCGACTACTGGGCCGATCTCGCGAAGACGCTCGAACGCGGCAAGTTCGACGGAATCTTTCTCGCGGACATCGTCGGCGTATACGACGTGTTCGGCGGCGGCCCGGATGCAGCGCTGCGCGAATCGGTGCAGGTGCCCGTGAACGATCCGTTGCTGCTCGTGCCGGCGATGGCGCAGGTCACGCAACATCTCGGCTTCGGCGTGACCGCGAACCTGACGTACGAGCCGCCTTACCTGTTCGCGCGCCGCATGTCGACGCTCGACCACCTGACGAAGGGGCGCATCGGCTGGAACATCGTGACCGGCTATCTGGACAGCGCCGCGCGCGGGATGGGCCTCGCGCGGCAGATCGGCCACGATGACCGCTACGAACGCGCGGACGACTACATGGAAGTCGTCTACAAGCTGTGGGAACAGAGCTGGGACGACGATGCGGTGATCCGCGATGCGCACGCACGCGTGTTCGCGCAGCCGGGCAAGGTGCGGCGCGTGAAGCACGACGGGCCGTTCTATTCGGTCGACGCGATCCACCTGAGCGAGCCGTCGCCGCAGCGCACGCCGGTGCTGTACCAGGCCGGTTCGTCCGCGCGCGGCGTCGAGTTCGCGGGACGGCATGCGGAATGCGTGTTCGTGAACGGGCAGAGCAAGGCCGCCGCGCGCGCGGCCGCGCTCGACATTCGTGCGGCCGCCGCACGGCAGGGGCGCGATCCTGCATCGATCAGGATTTTTGCCGGCGTGAGCGTCGTGACCGCCGAGACCGAACTTCTCGCACGCGAAAAGTTCGACGAATACCGGCGCTACGCGAGCCCGGAAGCCGGTCTCGCGCATTTCGCGAGCTCGACCGGCATCGACTTCGCGAAGTACGGTCTCGACGAACCGATCTCGTACGTGAAGACCGATTCGATCCAGTCGGCCGTCGACGCGATTTCGAAGAAGAGCACGAGCGGCACGTGGACCGTGCGACGGATGCTCGAACAGATGTCGCTCGGCGGGCGCTATGCGCCGATCGTCGGCTCGCCGTCGCAGGTCGCCGACGAACTGCAGTCATGGATCGACGAGACGGGCATCGACGGCTTCAACCTGACGCGCACCGTGATGCCCGAGTCGTTCGAGGATTTCGTCGACTGGGTCGTACCGGAACTGCAGAGCCGCGGCATCTACAAGGAAGACTACGATCCGGCGCCGACGCTGCGCGAGAAGCTGTTCGGCGACGGCGCGCGGCTGCCGGCCTGGCACACGGGCGCGCAGCATCGGCCTGCCGCCGTGCCCGTGACGGAACCCGCGCATCCCGCGCATGCATGA
- a CDS encoding acyl-CoA dehydrogenase family protein, translating into MNDPRSPATFAPDPGAGAIDADALAHTIDALRATAAERDRVGGHAADEKRRLADAGLLTLAVPREFGGQETAWPAIYDAIRRIARVDSALAHLVGFQALQVVSVDVWGSAAQRERYLRGTVEHRWWWGNAVNPLDTRLLATATPDGGYRLDGVKGFCSGTRGSQRMTVSAHDPETGRAVFGVVPTDRDGITVDADWDPIGQRQTDSGSVRFDGVVLAPDEVLHRSETPPTPRATLRTLVSQLVLTNLFVGLAEGALAEARDYVLAHGRPWINSGVARASDDPYTLQRFGDMRVQAVAASSLADRAAVALQRAWARGDALTADERAEAALAVSDAKIVAQRAALDNGEALFDACGARATAASLGLDRFWRNARTHTLHDPLDYRLRDAGRFALTGELPLASLYT; encoded by the coding sequence ATGAACGACCCGCGCAGTCCGGCGACGTTTGCGCCGGATCCTGGTGCCGGCGCGATCGACGCTGACGCGTTGGCGCACACGATCGACGCACTGCGGGCGACGGCTGCCGAGCGCGATCGCGTGGGCGGCCATGCAGCCGACGAAAAGCGGCGGCTCGCCGATGCGGGACTGCTGACGCTCGCGGTGCCGCGCGAGTTCGGCGGACAGGAAACCGCCTGGCCGGCGATCTACGACGCGATCCGGCGCATCGCGCGCGTCGACAGCGCACTTGCGCATCTGGTCGGATTCCAGGCCCTGCAGGTGGTGAGTGTCGATGTATGGGGTAGCGCGGCGCAGCGCGAACGCTATCTGCGCGGCACGGTCGAGCATCGCTGGTGGTGGGGCAACGCGGTCAATCCGCTCGATACGCGGCTGCTGGCAACCGCGACGCCGGACGGCGGCTATCGGCTCGACGGCGTGAAGGGTTTCTGCTCGGGCACGCGCGGCTCGCAGCGGATGACCGTGTCCGCGCACGATCCGGAAACGGGTCGCGCCGTGTTTGGCGTGGTGCCGACTGATCGGGACGGGATCACGGTCGATGCGGACTGGGACCCGATCGGCCAGCGCCAGACCGATAGCGGCAGCGTGCGCTTCGACGGCGTCGTGCTCGCGCCCGATGAAGTGCTGCACCGCTCGGAGACGCCGCCGACGCCGCGCGCGACGCTGCGCACGCTGGTATCGCAGCTCGTGCTGACGAACCTGTTCGTCGGGCTTGCGGAAGGCGCGCTGGCCGAGGCGCGTGACTACGTGCTGGCGCACGGCCGGCCGTGGATCAACTCGGGCGTTGCGCGGGCGAGCGACGATCCCTATACGCTGCAGCGCTTCGGCGACATGCGCGTGCAGGCGGTTGCGGCGTCGTCGCTCGCCGATCGCGCGGCTGTCGCGTTGCAGCGCGCATGGGCGCGGGGCGATGCGCTGACGGCCGACGAACGCGCGGAAGCGGCGCTCGCGGTGTCGGACGCGAAGATCGTTGCGCAGCGTGCGGCGCTCGACAATGGCGAGGCGCTGTTCGATGCGTGCGGCGCGCGCGCCACGGCCGCATCGCTCGGCCTCGACCGCTTCTGGCGCAACGCGCGCACGCATACGCTGCACGATCCGCTCGACTACCGGCTGCGTGACGCCGGCCGGTTCGCGTTGACGGGGGAATTGCCGCTGGCGTCGCTGTATACATAG
- a CDS encoding 2-hydroxycarboxylate transporter family protein, with protein MQTSIPTQTRPEPIAEAGPATRERFWPEGWWKLMEIRVGIIPLPVYVILFGLIVGFAVTGKVPGEISMAIAVLAFFGFTCAELGKRLPLLRNIGAAAIFATFVPSALTYYHVLPKPVLNLTVEFTKSTNFLYLFIASIIVGSILSMDRRVLIQGFVKIFIPLAAGSVAAAIVGTAVGTALGLGARHTLLYIVVPIMAGGVGEGAIPLSIGYSELMHLPQGEMFAMVLPPVMLGSLTAIILSGALDMLGKRLPHLTGNGRLQVGESGDMTPESEEIRGHVDVTHIAGAGITAITLYLVGLMAHKLFGLPAPVAMLFLAVLVKLARAVSPPLQEGAFVVYKFFSTAVTYPLLFAIGVAMTPWDKLTAAFTIVNVVTIVSTVATLMGTGFVVGRLLKMYPIDTAIVNACHSGQGGTGDVAILTAANRMQLMPFAQIATRIGGAIVVTVTLILVAHFG; from the coding sequence TTGCAGACCTCAATTCCTACCCAAACCCGCCCCGAGCCGATTGCCGAAGCCGGTCCCGCCACGCGCGAGCGCTTCTGGCCGGAAGGCTGGTGGAAGCTGATGGAAATCCGCGTCGGCATCATCCCGCTGCCGGTCTACGTGATCCTGTTCGGGCTGATCGTCGGCTTCGCGGTGACGGGCAAGGTGCCCGGCGAGATCTCGATGGCGATCGCCGTGCTCGCGTTCTTCGGCTTCACCTGCGCCGAGCTCGGCAAGCGCCTGCCGCTGTTGCGCAACATCGGCGCGGCCGCGATCTTCGCGACCTTCGTGCCGTCGGCGCTCACCTACTATCACGTGCTGCCGAAGCCGGTGCTGAACCTCACCGTCGAGTTCACGAAGTCGACGAACTTCCTGTACCTGTTCATCGCGTCGATCATCGTCGGCAGCATCCTGAGCATGGACCGGCGCGTGCTGATCCAGGGCTTCGTGAAAATCTTCATTCCGCTCGCCGCCGGTTCGGTCGCCGCCGCGATCGTCGGCACGGCGGTCGGCACCGCGCTCGGCCTCGGCGCGCGCCACACGCTCCTTTACATCGTCGTGCCGATCATGGCGGGCGGCGTCGGTGAAGGCGCGATTCCGCTGTCGATCGGCTATTCGGAACTGATGCACCTGCCGCAGGGCGAGATGTTCGCGATGGTGCTGCCGCCGGTGATGCTCGGCAGCCTGACCGCGATCATCCTGTCGGGCGCGCTCGACATGCTCGGCAAGCGCCTGCCTCATCTGACCGGCAACGGCCGCCTGCAGGTCGGCGAAAGCGGCGACATGACGCCGGAAAGCGAGGAAATCCGCGGCCACGTCGACGTCACGCACATCGCGGGCGCCGGCATCACGGCGATCACGCTGTACCTCGTCGGCCTGATGGCGCACAAGCTGTTCGGCCTGCCCGCGCCGGTCGCGATGCTGTTCCTCGCGGTGCTGGTGAAACTCGCGCGCGCGGTGTCGCCGCCGCTGCAGGAAGGCGCGTTCGTCGTCTACAAGTTCTTCTCGACCGCCGTCACGTATCCGCTGCTGTTCGCGATCGGCGTCGCGATGACGCCGTGGGACAAGCTGACCGCCGCTTTCACGATCGTCAACGTCGTCACGATCGTGTCGACCGTCGCGACGCTGATGGGCACGGGTTTCGTGGTCGGCCGCCTGCTGAAGATGTACCCTATCGACACCGCAATCGTGAACGCCTGCCACAGCGGGCAAGGCGGCACCGGCGACGTCGCGATCCTGACCGCCGCGAACCGGATGCAACTGATGCCGTTCGCGCAGATCGCGACGCGCATCGGCGGCGCGATCGTCGTCACGGTGACGCTGATCCTGGTCGCGCACTTCGGTTGA
- a CDS encoding methionine ABC transporter permease, whose product MFELWWPELLDAIRDTLSMVAASAAIAALIGIPLAVILVTTAPGGIYARRGVNAVLGALVNVFRSTPFIILLVALLPFTRVLIGTTIGVWAAVVPLSIAAIPFFARIAEVSLREVDRGLIEAALAMGAKRRHIVWHVLLPEALPGMLGGFTITVVALIGSTAMAGAVGAGGLGDLAIRYGYQRFDTTVMATVIVILIALVSAVQITGDRLVRRVTRRT is encoded by the coding sequence ATGTTTGAACTCTGGTGGCCCGAACTGCTCGACGCGATCCGCGACACGCTGTCGATGGTCGCCGCATCGGCCGCGATCGCCGCGCTGATCGGAATCCCGCTCGCGGTGATTCTCGTGACGACCGCGCCCGGCGGCATCTACGCGCGGCGCGGCGTGAACGCGGTGCTCGGCGCGCTCGTCAACGTGTTCCGCTCGACGCCGTTCATCATCCTGCTCGTCGCGCTGCTGCCGTTCACGCGCGTGCTGATCGGCACGACCATCGGCGTGTGGGCGGCCGTCGTGCCGCTGTCGATCGCAGCGATTCCGTTCTTCGCGCGAATTGCCGAAGTGAGCCTGCGCGAAGTCGATCGCGGGCTGATCGAGGCCGCGCTCGCGATGGGCGCGAAACGCCGTCATATCGTGTGGCACGTGCTGCTGCCCGAGGCGCTGCCCGGCATGCTCGGCGGCTTCACGATCACCGTCGTCGCACTGATCGGCTCGACCGCGATGGCGGGCGCCGTCGGCGCAGGCGGGCTCGGCGATCTCGCGATCCGCTACGGCTACCAGCGCTTCGACACCACCGTCATGGCGACCGTGATCGTGATCCTGATCGCACTCGTTTCGGCCGTGCAAATCACGGGCGACCGCCTGGTCCGACGCGTGACCCGGCGTACCTGA